The following proteins come from a genomic window of Streptococcus pneumoniae:
- the trhA gene encoding PAQR family membrane homeostasis protein TrhA, with translation MNTSLKLSKQLSFGEEIANSVTHAVGAVIMLILLPISSIYSYEAHGFLSSIGVSIFVISLFLMFLSSTIYHSMAYGSTHKYVLRIIDHSMIYVAIAGSYTPVVLTLMNNWFGYLIIVIQWGTTIFGILYKIFAKKVNEKFSLALYLIMGWLVLAIIPAIISQTTPVFWSLMVTGGLCYTVGAGFYAKKKPYFHMIWHLFILAASALQYIAIVYYM, from the coding sequence ATGAACACTAGTCTTAAACTCAGCAAACAACTCAGTTTTGGAGAGGAGATTGCTAATAGCGTGACCCATGCTGTGGGTGCAGTCATCATGCTTATCTTGCTGCCTATTTCATCCATCTATAGTTATGAAGCACACGGATTTTTATCCTCTATCGGCGTTTCCATTTTCGTCATCAGTCTCTTTCTCATGTTCCTATCATCCACCATTTATCACTCTATGGCCTATGGTTCGACCCACAAATATGTTTTGCGAATCATTGACCATTCTATGATTTACGTTGCCATTGCCGGCTCATACACGCCCGTTGTCTTGACCTTGATGAATAACTGGTTTGGCTATCTGATTATTGTCATCCAATGGGGAACGACCATCTTTGGTATTCTCTATAAAATCTTTGCTAAAAAGGTCAATGAGAAATTTAGCCTTGCTCTTTACCTGATTATGGGCTGGTTGGTTCTGGCTATCATTCCTGCCATTATCAGTCAAACGACACCCGTTTTCTGGAGTCTCATGGTAACTGGCGGACTCTGTTATACAGTTGGAGCTGGATTTTATGCCAAGAAAAAACCTTATTTCCACATGATTTGGCATCTCTTTATCCTAGCTGCGTCCGCACTTCAATACATCGCTATTGTTTATTACATGTAA
- a CDS encoding amino acid ABC transporter ATP-binding protein, whose product MIKISNLSKSFSGQTVLDHLNLDIQKGEVVALIGSSGAGKSTFLRSLNYLETPDSGSIQIDGFSVDFSKITQEEILALRRKLSMVFQQFNLFERRTALDNVKEGLVVVKKLSDQEATKIAKEELAKVGLSDRENHYPRHLSGGQKQRVALARALAMKPDVLLLDEPTSALDPELVGEVEKSIADAAKSGQTMILVSHDMSFVAQVADKILFLDKGKIIESGTPDEIIHTPKEERTKEFFASYKRTYI is encoded by the coding sequence ATGATTAAGATTTCGAATTTAAGCAAATCCTTTTCAGGACAGACTGTCTTGGATCATCTGAACTTGGATATTCAAAAAGGGGAAGTTGTAGCCTTGATTGGTTCTTCAGGAGCTGGAAAATCAACCTTTCTTCGCAGTCTCAATTATCTTGAAACACCTGACAGTGGCTCTATTCAGATTGATGGTTTTTCAGTTGATTTTTCTAAAATCACTCAAGAAGAAATCCTTGCCCTACGCCGTAAGTTGTCTATGGTTTTCCAACAGTTTAATTTATTTGAACGTCGAACAGCACTTGATAATGTGAAAGAAGGCTTGGTTGTTGTCAAGAAATTATCTGACCAAGAAGCGACTAAGATTGCCAAGGAAGAGTTGGCTAAGGTTGGGCTTTCGGACCGTGAAAACCATTATCCTCGCCATTTATCAGGTGGACAGAAGCAACGGGTTGCCCTAGCGCGTGCGCTTGCTATGAAACCAGATGTTTTGCTCTTAGACGAACCAACTTCAGCCCTTGACCCAGAATTGGTCGGTGAAGTAGAAAAGTCTATTGCAGATGCTGCTAAGTCAGGTCAGACCATGATTTTGGTCAGTCATGACATGTCCTTTGTAGCCCAAGTTGCGGATAAAATTCTCTTCTTAGATAAGGGGAAAATCATCGAGTCTGGAACTCCGGATGAGATTATCCACACCCCTAAAGAAGAGCGGACAAAAGAATTCTTCGCTAGTTACAAACGGACTTATATTTGA
- a CDS encoding arsenate reductase family protein, whose protein sequence is MLEFIEYPKCSTCKKAKQELNQLGVDYKAVHIVEETPSQEVILNWLETSGFELKQFFNTSGIKYRELGLKDKVGSLSNQEAAELLASDGMLLKRPILVENGTVKQIGYRKSYEELGLK, encoded by the coding sequence ATGTTAGAATTTATCGAATACCCCAAATGTTCAACTTGTAAAAAAGCAAAACAAGAATTAAATCAATTAGGTGTGGACTATAAAGCCGTCCATATCGTGGAAGAAACACCTAGCCAAGAAGTCATTTTGAATTGGCTAGAAACCTCAGGATTTGAATTGAAGCAATTTTTCAACACCAGTGGTATCAAATACCGTGAATTAGGGCTAAAAGATAAGGTAGGAAGTTTGTCAAACCAAGAAGCGGCTGAGTTGCTAGCAAGTGACGGTATGTTGTTAAAACGGCCCATTTTAGTAGAAAATGGAACTGTTAAGCAAATCGGTTATCGAAAATCTTATGAAGAACTGGGACTGAAATAG
- a CDS encoding FAD:protein FMN transferase — MTLRSHSERLMGTTITISLVDEQADIFLQKSFDLLKELEYRFNANSQESELMEINYQAGISPVTVHPDLFELISLGLEHSLALSSHLNISIGPLIQTWRIGFSDAKVAQPQEIESVLPLINPHGIELDSSTSTVFLKQKGMKIDLGCLAKGYSADKVAQFLRKEGVTSALINLGGNILTIGKNQARGDNPWQIGIQDPANPRGNHLMTIPVVNKSVVTSGIYERHLTVDGQDYHQIFDSQTGYPVETELASLTIISDKSVDGEIWTTRLFGERPASILWQVESLEGIEVILIDKEGHLSCSSGIPTL, encoded by the coding sequence TTGACTCTTCGTTCACATTCTGAACGGCTAATGGGGACTACTATCACTATTTCATTAGTGGATGAGCAAGCCGATATCTTTCTCCAAAAATCCTTTGACTTGCTCAAAGAGCTTGAATACCGCTTCAACGCCAATAGTCAAGAATCTGAGTTGATGGAAATCAATTATCAAGCAGGAATATCCCCCGTCACGGTTCATCCAGACCTGTTTGAGCTGATTTCACTTGGGTTAGAGCATAGCCTAGCGCTCTCTAGCCACCTCAATATCAGCATTGGTCCCTTAATTCAAACCTGGCGTATCGGTTTTTCAGATGCCAAGGTCGCCCAGCCTCAAGAAATTGAATCGGTGCTGCCTCTAATCAATCCTCATGGTATCGAGTTAGATTCTTCTACTTCTACTGTGTTTTTAAAACAGAAAGGAATGAAGATCGATCTAGGTTGTTTAGCCAAAGGATACAGTGCGGATAAGGTTGCCCAATTTCTTAGGAAAGAGGGGGTGACTTCTGCCTTGATCAATCTGGGAGGGAATATCCTGACCATTGGAAAAAATCAGGCAAGAGGGGATAACCCATGGCAAATCGGGATTCAAGACCCAGCCAATCCTAGGGGAAATCATTTAATGACCATCCCTGTTGTCAATAAATCTGTCGTGACTTCAGGCATTTATGAACGTCACCTGACCGTCGATGGACAAGATTACCATCAAATTTTTGACAGTCAAACAGGATATCCTGTTGAAACGGAACTAGCGAGTCTAACAATCATCTCTGATAAATCAGTCGATGGCGAAATCTGGACGACTCGACTCTTTGGAGAAAGACCTGCTTCTATCCTCTGGCAAGTCGAAAGTTTGGAGGGCATCGAAGTCATCCTCATCGATAAAGAAGGCCACCTAAGCTGTTCTTCAGGAATTCCTACTCTATAG
- a CDS encoding amino acid ABC transporter permease encodes MNVPTILASDWYQNLMQLIPDGKLFSLRSVFDGIPRIVQQLPTTIMLTIGGALFGLVLALLFAIVKINRVKILYPLQAFFVSFLKGTPILVQLMLTYYGIPLALKALNQQWGTGLNINAIPAAAFAIVAFAFNEAAYASETIRAAILSVNPGEIEAARSLGMTRAQVYRRVIIPNAAVVATPTLINSLIGLTKGTSLAFSAGVVEVFAQAQILGGADYRYFERFISVALVYWVVNIGIESLGRFIERKMAISAPDTVQTDVKGDLR; translated from the coding sequence ATGAATGTTCCAACGATTTTAGCATCAGATTGGTACCAAAACTTGATGCAATTGATTCCGGATGGCAAGCTGTTTAGCCTACGTTCGGTCTTTGATGGAATCCCTAGAATTGTTCAACAACTTCCAACAACAATTATGTTGACAATTGGTGGTGCCCTTTTTGGCTTGGTTTTGGCGCTTCTTTTTGCCATTGTGAAGATCAATCGTGTCAAGATTTTATATCCCTTGCAGGCCTTCTTTGTTAGTTTCTTAAAAGGGACACCGATTTTGGTGCAACTCATGTTGACCTACTACGGAATCCCTTTGGCTTTGAAAGCCCTCAATCAGCAATGGGGAACTGGTCTCAATATCAATGCGATTCCAGCTGCAGCTTTTGCGATTGTCGCTTTTGCCTTTAATGAGGCAGCTTATGCTAGTGAAACCATTCGTGCAGCCATTCTCTCAGTTAATCCTGGTGAGATTGAGGCGGCGCGCAGTCTGGGTATGACCCGAGCGCAAGTTTATCGACGAGTGATTATTCCTAATGCAGCGGTGGTAGCTACTCCAACCTTGATTAATTCCCTCATCGGTTTGACCAAGGGAACATCTCTAGCTTTTAGTGCGGGTGTTGTGGAAGTCTTTGCCCAAGCTCAGATTCTAGGTGGAGCTGATTATCGCTATTTTGAACGCTTCATCTCTGTTGCCCTTGTTTATTGGGTAGTCAATATCGGAATTGAAAGCCTCGGTCGTTTCATCGAGAGAAAAATGGCTATTTCTGCACCTGATACAGTGCAAACAGATGTGAAAGGAGACCTTCGTTAA
- the pdxS gene encoding pyridoxal 5'-phosphate synthase lyase subunit PdxS: MTENRYELNKNLAQMLKGGVIMDVQNPEQARIAEAAGAAAVMALERIPADIRAAGGVSRMSDPKMIKEIQEAVSIPVMAKVRIGHFVEAQILEAIEIDYIDESEVLSPADDRFHVDKKEFQVPFVCGAKDLGEALRRIAEGASMIRTKGEPGTGDIVQAVRHMRMMNQEIRRIQNLREDELYVAAKDLQVPVELVQYVHEHGKLPVVNFAAGGVATPADAALMMQLGAEGVFVGSGIFKSGDPVKRASAIVKAVTNFRNPQILAQISEDLGEAMVGINENEIQILMAERGK; encoded by the coding sequence ATGACTGAAAATCGTTATGAACTAAATAAAAACTTGGCACAGATGCTCAAGGGTGGTGTTATTATGGATGTGCAGAATCCTGAACAGGCTCGTATCGCAGAAGCTGCTGGTGCGGCAGCTGTGATGGCCTTGGAACGAATTCCGGCTGATATTCGTGCAGCTGGAGGAGTTTCCCGCATGAGCGACCCAAAGATGATTAAGGAAATCCAAGAAGCGGTTAGTATTCCAGTAATGGCTAAGGTCAGAATCGGGCATTTTGTTGAAGCTCAGATTTTAGAGGCTATTGAAATTGATTATATCGACGAGAGTGAAGTTCTATCTCCAGCTGATGACCGTTTCCATGTGGACAAGAAAGAATTCCAAGTTCCTTTTGTCTGTGGTGCTAAGGATTTGGGTGAAGCCTTGCGTCGTATCGCTGAAGGTGCTTCCATGATTCGTACCAAAGGAGAACCAGGGACAGGGGATATCGTCCAAGCTGTTCGTCATATGCGTATGATGAATCAGGAAATTCGCCGCATTCAAAACTTACGTGAGGACGAGCTTTATGTTGCTGCCAAGGATTTGCAAGTCCCTGTAGAATTGGTCCAATATGTTCATGAACATGGAAAATTGCCAGTTGTAAATTTCGCTGCTGGAGGTGTTGCAACGCCAGCAGATGCTGCGTTAATGATGCAATTAGGGGCAGAGGGGGTCTTTGTCGGTTCAGGTATTTTCAAGTCAGGAGATCCTGTTAAACGAGCGAGTGCCATTGTTAAGGCTGTGACTAACTTCCGTAATCCTCAAATCCTAGCTCAAATCTCTGAAGATTTAGGAGAAGCCATGGTTGGTATTAATGAAAATGAAATCCAAATTCTCATGGCTGAACGAGGAAAATAG
- a CDS encoding DUF4059 family protein, which produces MLLQLFSLYFESLILTTILVLIFLGIWIGLRAMSGVDKTARARQAHLYDMIMIGVLVVPVLSFAVMSLILVFKA; this is translated from the coding sequence ATGCTACTGCAACTATTTTCTTTATATTTCGAGAGTTTGATCTTGACCACCATCCTTGTTCTGATTTTTTTAGGGATTTGGATTGGTCTGAGAGCCATGTCGGGAGTTGATAAGACAGCCAGGGCTCGCCAAGCCCATCTCTATGATATGATTATGATTGGAGTCTTGGTTGTCCCAGTATTATCCTTTGCGGTTATGAGTTTAATTCTTGTTTTCAAGGCATAA
- a CDS encoding NADPH-dependent FMN reductase → MLKLIAIVGTNSKRSTNRQLLQYMQKHFADKAEIELVEIKTIPVFNKPADKQVPAEILEIAAKIEEADGVIIGTPEYDHSIPAVLMSALAWLSYGIYPLLNKPIMITGASYGTLGSSRAQLQLRQILNAPEIKANVLPDEFLLSHSLQAFNPSGDLVDLDVIKKLDAIFDDFRIFVKITEKLRNAQELLRKDAEEFDWENL, encoded by the coding sequence ATGTTAAAACTTATTGCTATTGTTGGAACAAATTCAAAACGTTCTACAAACCGTCAATTGCTTCAATACATGCAAAAACACTTTGCTGACAAAGCTGAAATTGAACTTGTTGAAATCAAGACCATTCCTGTCTTCAACAAACCAGCTGACAAGCAAGTACCTGCTGAAATATTGGAAATTGCTGCTAAAATCGAAGAGGCAGATGGCGTTATTATCGGTACTCCTGAGTATGATCACTCTATTCCAGCTGTTTTGATGAGCGCTCTTGCTTGGTTGTCTTATGGTATTTACCCACTTTTGAACAAACCAATCATGATTACAGGTGCTTCTTACGGTACGCTTGGTTCATCTCGTGCCCAATTGCAACTTCGTCAAATCTTGAATGCTCCTGAAATCAAGGCAAATGTTCTTCCAGATGAATTCTTGCTCTCACACTCTCTTCAAGCATTTAACCCAAGTGGCGACTTGGTTGACCTTGATGTTATCAAGAAATTGGATGCCATCTTTGATGACTTCCGTATCTTCGTGAAGATTACTGAGAAATTGCGCAATGCGCAAGAATTGCTTCGCAAAGATGCAGAAGAATTTGACTGGGAAAATTTGTAA
- a CDS encoding DUF1836 domain-containing protein, with amino-acid sequence MKTTFSYPKWAEIPNIDLYLDQVLLYVNQVCAPISPNKDKGLTASMVNNYVKNGYLTKPDKKKYQRQQIARLIAITTLKSVFSIQEIAQTLNTLQTQASSDQLYDAFVDYMNQGIDPANPIIQTSCQTVKLYHQTLDLIDHTQEEVIQ; translated from the coding sequence ATGAAAACTACCTTTTCCTACCCAAAATGGGCAGAAATTCCAAACATTGACCTCTATCTGGACCAGGTTTTGCTCTATGTCAATCAGGTCTGCGCCCCTATCTCTCCTAATAAAGACAAGGGCCTAACAGCATCTATGGTCAACAATTATGTGAAAAATGGTTACCTGACAAAGCCTGACAAAAAAAAATACCAACGCCAACAGATTGCCCGTTTGATTGCTATCACAACCCTCAAGTCTGTATTTTCTATTCAAGAAATAGCCCAGACACTTAATACTCTACAAACTCAAGCAAGTTCAGACCAACTCTACGATGCTTTTGTGGACTACATGAACCAAGGAATTGACCCAGCTAACCCTATTATCCAAACCAGCTGCCAAACCGTCAAACTCTATCATCAAACTCTAGACTTAATCGATCATACTCAAGAGGAGGTAATCCAATGA
- a CDS encoding methylated-DNA--[protein]-cysteine S-methyltransferase, whose product MQKKYVKILYSSPIGILSLVADDHYLYGIWVQEQKHFERRLGDETIEEVVSHPILDPVIACLDDYFKGKPQDLSNLLLAPIGTNFEKRVWDYLQGIPYGQTVTYGQIAQDLQVASAQAIGGAVGRNPWSILVPCHRVLGAGKRLTGYAAGVEKKAWLLEHEGVDFKDINK is encoded by the coding sequence ATGCAAAAGAAGTATGTAAAAATACTCTACTCCTCACCAATTGGTATTCTATCACTTGTAGCTGATGACCATTATTTGTATGGAATTTGGGTTCAGGAGCAGAAGCATTTTGAGAGGAGACTAGGAGATGAAACGATAGAAGAAGTTGTTAGTCATCCTATTTTAGACCCAGTTATTGCTTGCTTAGATGATTACTTTAAAGGCAAGCCTCAGGATTTATCCAACTTGCTCTTGGCGCCAATCGGAACGAATTTTGAAAAGAGAGTTTGGGACTATTTACAGGGCATTCCTTATGGTCAGACAGTGACCTATGGACAAATTGCTCAAGACCTGCAAGTGGCTTCTGCTCAAGCAATTGGTGGAGCAGTGGGACGCAATCCTTGGTCTATCCTAGTACCTTGTCATCGTGTGTTGGGAGCAGGCAAGCGTCTGACAGGCTATGCTGCAGGAGTGGAAAAGAAAGCTTGGCTCTTGGAGCATGAAGGCGTAGATTTTAAAGATATAAACAAATAG
- a CDS encoding GNAT family N-acetyltransferase, translating to MEIRLAFPNEVDAIMQVMEDAKKCLADAGSDQWQNGYPNADVIIDDIISGQAYVALEEGELLAYAAVTKSPEEAYEAIYEGNWQAGESEYLVFHRIAVAADVQGKGVAQTFLEGLIEGFDYLDFRSDTHAENKVMQHIFEKLGFKQVGKVPVDGERLAYQKLKK from the coding sequence ATGGAAATTCGTTTAGCTTTTCCAAATGAAGTAGATGCCATCATGCAGGTGATGGAGGATGCCAAAAAATGTTTAGCAGATGCTGGTAGTGACCAGTGGCAAAATGGCTATCCAAATGCAGATGTTATTATCGATGATATCATCTCAGGGCAAGCCTACGTAGCCTTGGAAGAGGGAGAACTGCTAGCCTATGCTGCTGTGACCAAGAGTCCAGAGGAGGCCTATGAAGCTATTTATGAGGGAAACTGGCAAGCTGGAGAGTCAGAGTATCTAGTCTTTCACCGTATTGCTGTGGCAGCAGATGTGCAGGGAAAAGGAGTTGCTCAAACCTTCTTAGAGGGCTTGATTGAAGGTTTTGATTATCTTGATTTTCGCTCAGATACGCATGCTGAAAACAAGGTTATGCAACATATTTTTGAAAAACTTGGTTTTAAACAAGTTGGTAAGGTGCCAGTAGATGGCGAACGCTTGGCCTATCAAAAATTAAAGAAATAA
- the rlmB gene encoding 23S rRNA (guanosine(2251)-2'-O)-methyltransferase RlmB codes for MKTNDIVYGVHAVTEALLANTGNKLYLQEDLRGKNVEKVKELATEKKVSISWTSKKSLSEMTEGAVHQGFVLRVSEFAYSELDYILAKTRQEENPLLLILDGLTDPHNLGSILRTADATNVSGVIIPKHRAVGVTPVVAKTATGAIEHVPIARVTNLSQTLDKLKDEGFWTFGTDMNGTPCHKWNTKGKIALIIGNEGKGISSNIKKQVDEMITIPMNGHVQSLNASVAAAILMYEVFLNRL; via the coding sequence ATGAAAACAAATGATATTGTCTATGGTGTCCACGCCGTTACCGAAGCCCTCCTTGCAAATACAGGAAACAAACTCTACCTCCAAGAAGATCTCCGAGGTAAGAATGTTGAGAAAGTCAAGGAACTAGCTACAGAAAAGAAGGTGTCCATTTCTTGGACATCAAAAAAATCTCTCTCTGAGATGACTGAAGGTGCTGTTCATCAAGGTTTTGTTCTACGAGTGTCTGAATTTGCCTATAGCGAGCTAGATTACATCCTTGCAAAAACACGCCAAGAAGAAAATCCACTTCTATTGATTCTAGATGGTCTAACCGATCCCCATAATCTGGGTTCTATCTTGCGAACAGCCGATGCGACCAATGTTTCAGGTGTCATCATTCCCAAGCACCGTGCTGTCGGAGTAACTCCTGTCGTTGCCAAAACAGCCACAGGTGCTATTGAACACGTTCCAATTGCCCGAGTGACAAACCTCAGTCAAACCTTAGATAAACTCAAGGATGAAGGCTTCTGGACCTTTGGAACGGATATGAACGGTACTCCTTGCCACAAGTGGAATACAAAAGGGAAAATCGCCCTCATCATCGGAAATGAAGGAAAAGGCATCTCTAGCAACATCAAAAAACAGGTCGATGAAATGATTACCATTCCGATGAATGGACATGTTCAAAGCCTCAATGCCAGTGTTGCTGCAGCCATTCTCATGTACGAAGTTTTTCTAAATAGACTATAA
- the pdxT gene encoding pyridoxal 5'-phosphate synthase glutaminase subunit PdxT encodes MKIGILALQGAFAEHAKVLDQLGVESVELRNLDDFQQDQSDLSGLILPGGESTTMGKLLRDQNMLLPIREAILSGLPVFGTCAGLILLAKEITSQKESHLGTMDMVVERNAYGRQLGSFYTEAECKGVGKIPMTFIRGPIISSVGEGVEILATVNNQIVAAQEKNMLVSSFHPELTDDVRLHQYFINMCKEKS; translated from the coding sequence ATGAAAATTGGAATATTGGCCTTGCAAGGGGCCTTTGCAGAACATGCAAAAGTGCTAGATCAATTAGGTGTCGAGAGTGTAGAACTCAGAAATCTAGATGATTTTCAGCAAGATCAGAGTGACTTGTCGGGTTTGATTTTGCCTGGTGGTGAGTCTACAACCATGGGCAAGCTCTTACGTGACCAGAACATGCTACTTCCCATCCGAGAAGCCATTCTATCTGGCTTACCAGTGTTTGGGACCTGTGCGGGCTTAATTTTGCTGGCTAAGGAAATCACTTCTCAGAAAGAGAGTCATCTAGGAACTATGGATATGGTGGTCGAGCGTAATGCTTATGGGCGCCAATTAGGAAGTTTCTACACGGAAGCAGAATGTAAGGGAGTTGGCAAGATTCCAATGACCTTTATCCGTGGTCCGATTATCAGTAGTGTTGGTGAGGGTGTAGAAATTCTAGCAACAGTGAACAATCAAATTGTTGCAGCCCAAGAAAAAAATATGTTGGTAAGTTCTTTTCATCCAGAATTGACTGATGATGTGCGCTTGCACCAGTACTTTATCAATATGTGTAAAGAAAAAAGTTGA
- the nox gene encoding H2O-forming NADH oxidase produces MSKIVVVGANHAGTACINTMLDNFGNENEIVVFDQNSNISFLGCGMALWIGEQIDGAEGLFYSDKDKLEAKGAKVYMNSPVLSIDYDNKVVTAEVEGKEHKESYEKLIFATGSTPILPPIEGVEIVKGNREFKATLENVQFVKLYQNAEEVINKLSDKSQHLDRIAVVGGGYIGVELAEAFERLGKEVVLVDIVDTVLNGYYDKDFTQMMAKNLEDHNIRLALGQTVKAIEGDGKVERLITDKESFDVDMVILAVGFRPNTALADGKIELFRNGAFLVDKKQETSIPGVYAVGDCATVYDNARKDTSYIALASNAVRTGIVGAYNACGHELEGIGVQGSNGISIYGLHMVSTGLTLEKAKAAGYNATETGFNDLQKPEFMKHDNHEVAIKIVFDKDSREILGAQMVSHDIAISMGIHMFSLAIQEHVTIDKLALTDLFFLPHFNKPYNYITMAALTAEK; encoded by the coding sequence ATGAGTAAAATCGTTGTAGTCGGTGCTAACCACGCTGGTACAGCATGTATCAATACCATGTTGGATAATTTTGGAAATGAGAACGAAATTGTTGTATTTGACCAAAACTCTAACATCTCTTTCCTAGGATGTGGAATGGCTCTTTGGATTGGTGAACAAATTGACGGTGCTGAAGGCTTGTTCTATTCTGATAAAGACAAATTAGAAGCTAAAGGTGCTAAGGTTTATATGAATTCACCAGTTCTTTCAATCGACTATGATAACAAAGTGGTTACAGCAGAAGTTGAAGGAAAAGAACACAAAGAATCATACGAGAAATTGATTTTCGCTACAGGTTCTACACCAATCTTACCACCAATCGAAGGTGTTGAAATTGTTAAAGGAAACCGCGAATTTAAAGCAACTCTTGAAAACGTACAATTCGTGAAATTGTACCAAAATGCTGAAGAAGTTATCAATAAACTTTCTGACAAGAGCCAACATCTCGACCGTATCGCCGTTGTTGGTGGTGGTTACATCGGTGTTGAACTTGCTGAAGCCTTTGAACGTCTTGGAAAAGAAGTTGTCCTTGTTGATATCGTTGATACTGTCTTGAACGGTTACTATGACAAAGACTTCACACAAATGATGGCGAAGAACTTGGAAGATCACAACATCCGCTTGGCTCTAGGTCAAACTGTTAAAGCAATCGAAGGTGATGGTAAAGTTGAACGCTTGATTACTGACAAAGAAAGCTTTGACGTGGATATGGTTATCCTTGCAGTTGGTTTCCGTCCAAACACAGCCCTTGCTGATGGTAAGATCGAACTCTTCCGCAACGGTGCCTTCCTTGTAGACAAGAAACAAGAAACATCTATCCCAGGCGTTTACGCTGTTGGTGACTGTGCGACTGTTTATGACAATGCTCGTAAAGATACAAGCTATATCGCTCTTGCTTCAAATGCTGTTCGCACTGGTATCGTTGGTGCCTACAACGCTTGTGGACATGAATTGGAAGGAATCGGTGTTCAAGGTTCAAATGGTATCTCAATCTACGGTCTTCACATGGTTTCAACTGGTTTGACTCTTGAAAAAGCGAAAGCTGCTGGTTACAACGCAACTGAAACAGGCTTTAACGATCTTCAAAAACCAGAATTCATGAAACATGACAACCATGAAGTAGCAATTAAGATTGTCTTTGACAAAGATAGCCGTGAAATTCTTGGTGCCCAAATGGTTTCACATGATATTGCAATTAGCATGGGAATCCACATGTTCTCACTTGCTATCCAAGAGCATGTGACAATTGATAAATTGGCATTGACAGACCTCTTCTTCTTGCCACACTTCAATAAACCATACAACTACATCACAATGGCTGCCCTTACGGCTGAAAAATAA
- the trxB gene encoding thioredoxin-disulfide reductase has translation MYDTIIIGAGPAGMTAALYAARSNLKVALIEGGLPGGQMNNTSDIENYPGYANISGPELAEKMFEPLENLGVEHIYGYVENVEDHGDFKKVMTDDQTYETRTVIVATGSKHRPLGVPGEEELNSRGVSYCAVCDGAFFRDQDLLVVGGGDSAVEEALFLTRFAKTVTIVHRRDQLRAQKVLQDRAFANEKISFIWDSVVKEIKGENRVESVVFENVKTGQVTEQAFGGVFIYVGLDPLSDFVKELNIQDQAGWIVTDSHMKTAVDGIFAVGDVRLKDLRQVTTAVGDGAIAGQEAYKFITEHS, from the coding sequence ATGTACGATACTATTATTATCGGTGCTGGACCTGCAGGGATGACTGCGGCCTTGTATGCTGCTCGAAGCAATCTAAAAGTAGCTTTGATTGAAGGTGGTCTGCCAGGTGGTCAGATGAATAATACATCTGATATCGAAAATTACCCAGGATACGCTAATATTAGTGGACCTGAATTGGCTGAAAAGATGTTTGAACCACTTGAAAATCTTGGTGTTGAGCACATTTATGGTTATGTTGAAAATGTCGAAGACCATGGTGATTTTAAGAAAGTGATGACTGATGACCAAACATATGAAACACGTACAGTTATCGTAGCAACTGGTTCTAAACACCGTCCTTTGGGAGTGCCTGGAGAAGAAGAACTGAACAGTCGTGGTGTTTCTTACTGTGCTGTGTGTGATGGTGCTTTCTTCCGTGACCAAGATTTATTGGTAGTTGGTGGTGGAGATTCAGCTGTTGAAGAAGCCCTCTTCTTGACTCGTTTTGCTAAGACTGTTACCATTGTTCACCGTCGTGACCAACTTCGTGCCCAAAAGGTTTTACAAGATCGCGCCTTTGCGAATGAAAAAATCAGCTTTATCTGGGATTCTGTAGTGAAGGAAATCAAGGGTGAAAACAGAGTAGAATCTGTCGTTTTTGAAAATGTGAAAACAGGTCAAGTGACAGAGCAAGCCTTCGGTGGTGTCTTTATCTATGTTGGTTTGGACCCTCTTAGCGATTTTGTTAAAGAATTGAATATCCAAGATCAGGCAGGCTGGATTGTGACAGATAGCCACATGAAGACTGCAGTCGACGGTATCTTTGCAGTTGGAGATGTTCGCTTGAAAGACCTTCGCCAAGTAACAACAGCAGTTGGAGATGGAGCTATCGCTGGTCAAGAAGCCTACAAGTTTATCACAGAACATAGTTAA